The following coding sequences lie in one Bacteroidota bacterium genomic window:
- a CDS encoding TlpA family protein disulfide reductase, with the protein MSKKLIFAAIAIIAFVTVQAQTTSSIPAADVKALDGKTVNTSKFSNDGKPIIISFWATWCKPCKKELDAIAEVYPDWQKETGVKLIAISTDDSRSSAKVATDVKSKGWEYEVYQDENQDFKRAMNVGDIPHTFVLNGKGEIVWQHNGYADGDEEHLIEIIRKVAKGEKVD; encoded by the coding sequence ATGAGTAAAAAACTTATTTTTGCCGCAATTGCAATCATTGCTTTTGTTACAGTTCAAGCACAAACTACAAGTTCAATCCCTGCTGCAGATGTGAAAGCATTGGATGGGAAAACTGTAAACACCTCCAAATTCAGTAATGATGGGAAACCCATCATTATCAGCTTTTGGGCAACCTGGTGCAAACCATGCAAAAAAGAATTAGATGCCATTGCGGAAGTATATCCGGATTGGCAAAAAGAAACAGGCGTAAAGTTGATTGCTATCTCTACTGACGACTCTCGTAGTTCAGCAAAGGTAGCAACCGATGTTAAAAGTAAAGGATGGGAATACGAGGTGTATCAGGACGAGAACCAAGATTTTAAACGTGCCATGAATGTTGGAGATATTCCGCATACATTTGTGCTTAACGGCAAAGGCGAAATTGTTTGGCAACACAATGGCTATGCGGATGGTGATGAAGAACACCTGATTGAAATCATAAGAAAAGTTGCCAAAGGAGAAAAAGTAGATTAA